From the Macaca nemestrina isolate mMacNem1 chromosome 18, mMacNem.hap1, whole genome shotgun sequence genome, the window gacggggtttcaccatgttagccaggatagtctcgatctcctgacctcgtgatccacctgcctcggcctcccaaagtgctgggattacaggcttgagccaccgcgcccggcctaaaatttattttttaacaaagacGTCAAAAAGTGTATTTAACACCCAGCTTGCAAAACGTCTGAAAATTTAACCATGCCCTCTAGCGAATCCAGCGCTGTCCTCAGATGCGGTTTTTGACGGTGCTCATTTTACTTCGTCATGTTTGGGGCTTTTAGTGGTCGGGACACGCAAAgccaggaagaggaaagaggccAACGGGAGAAGAAAGCCGGGCTCCAGTCCCTCACGCGGCCACCGGGGGGCGACAGACACAGGCCAATGAGCAGTTGGGGACCGGAGGCGCCCGGGCTCGGCCGCTAGGCCTCTTCTCCTCCCACAAGGAGGACTGACACGCTTTTCCTGATGTTTTGGGCATGGCCTGGCACAGGCGCGGCGGCAGGGGTCTGGGGTGCCGAGGGGCCGCGCCCTGCCCGAACTTAGGTCCCTGGTATTGACTACCAACGCTGTCCATCCGCAGTGCCCCAAGTGGCCCCGGACACCGCCCAGGCTCACTCTGGCGGCCGCCATAACCCCTGCCCGGCAGCCTCTGCGGCCGGAAGTTGGCTCGGCCGGTCTTCCGGGCATCCCTCGGGCAGTTAACTGCATTTCTGCTGGCTGGGTATCCGCGGCAAGTTGAGATCATTAGTTGGCTGAAGTTAATTAATCACCGGACAATTAGCttatatttttcctgatcctaAGATCAGCTGGATTGGTGAGGAGGAACTAGAGACAACAGCTTCCTTCTGAGTCACCTTGAGGCAGCAGCCCCTGGGGAAATGCAGGGAAGGAGAGTACCCAGGCTTCCTGGAGGGGTTGGCCCCAGGGCATGCCCTGCTTGGGCGGAAAAGCTGGAGTTTAGATGAGGAAACCTGTATTCTCTAGACCTCCTGCCAACTCTTTGCCTGACCTTGGGCAAAACATTTAACTCTCTGCTGGGCCTTGGTTTCTTTAGCAAACACTGACGCCTGCCTCTCCggcccccccgccccacccccatcccctgctttttaaatgtttatttattattattattttttgagagtctccctctgtcaccaaggttggagtgccgtggggcaatctcagctccctgcattCCCCTTTCTTGTTGGCAGACAGTGCCCACCTCTTCAGGGAAATTTACTCCAGTGCTTCATCCTACCTGATTGGACACAGCCGACCATGTTGGTCCTGGTCCCCTTATCAAATGCTGGCTCCTGGAAATAGCATTAAAGCAAGCAACTGATAAGACAAAACTGGGCTGTTGCTTATCATGCTAAGGGGAAGCACGTCTTGAAAGAGTCATTGTAGAGTGGAGGTGGGAGGGCAAAGTTGAGATATTGAGGTTTTGGGGTTTGGTTTAAGGCAGGTCCTTTGATGTCGGACTTAATCAGAGTTGGGTGAGGATCATGTTATAATAGTTTTAGGATTGTTGGTCACAGTAGTTTAGTATTGGTGGTCACAGAGAAGTGAAGACTTCAAAGACTCTTGGAGCTTTCTTTGATGCTACCTGTTGAAGAGCTGTGTGGTTTTATTAATAAATGGATTTtcggccgggggcggtggctcaagcctgtaatcccagcactttgggaggccgagatggccggatcacgaggtcaggagatcgagaccatcctggcgaacccggtgaaaccccgtctctactaaaaaatacaaaaaactagccgggcgagatggcgggcgcctgtagtcctagctactcgggaggctgaggcaggagaatagcgtaaacccgggagtcggagcagGGAACAAGGTGGGGCTCACCCCAGGCAGGGTGAGGCACCTCCTCCAGGCTTCCAAAGCCCCCCTGGGGGCTGTCCCAGCAGCCACCCCCAGAGTTGGTGTGCAGTTCCAACTCCATCACTCACCCAgcaatcttgggcaagtcacttaaccgtCCTaagctgcctcagtttcctcatctgcagagtGGGAATAATAAGGACATTTGAGGATTAGGTGAGGCAATGCATGGCACTCCTAAATGTTTGCTCTATTCTATagatattacatttatataaatatatttatcatatacatATTCactgctatgatttttttttttttttttgaaacagtcttactctgtcacccaggctggagtgcagtggcgcgatcgcagctcactgcaacctctgccttccaggttcaagcaattctcctgcctcagcctccgaagtagttgggactaaaggcgcctgccaccatgcctggctgattttttttctatttttagtagagatggggtttcactattttggccaggctggtcttgaacttctgacctcatgatctgtccgccttggcctcccaaagtgctgggattacaggaatgagccactgcgcccagacgcTATGATTGTTTTTAATTCCCCCCCAGCGGTAGCAAGGGCCCTGCTGGAGGCTTGTTGATTGAACTGGTGAAGGGGCACAGGCTCCTGTCTCTTTGTAGAGGAGGAAGCCTGCCCTGCTTGGGTGGGAATGTCAGAGTGTCCCAAGTGTGGGGCGCTGCAGGGCACTGAGTCAGGGAAGGTCTCACAGGATTCAGCCCCGGCTTGCCATTGCCGCAGCCGCTGGGAAGGAAGAACCGAGAATCCACTCCCAGGCCAGGACCCGGCCCGGCACAACCCAGTCCAGCAGCTCTTTGAATCCTGGAAGCCCCAGCCCTTCCCGGGGCTCCTCCTCTCTCAACCCCGCTGCTTGGCTGCGCCCTGGTGCCCATGGGCTCCTCCCCTTCCCAGGACTCCAAATGAGGTGAGTCCTCAGGTGTCTGAATGGCAGGGCTGAGGCCCGCCTGCAGAAACGACAGGAGGGCGGCCACCAGGAGGCCACCAAGGTCGCCACTCACCTGATTCACAGCTTTCGGGAAGTGGGTTAACGGGATTCCCGAGCCCCGGGTTGCGCCAGGTCTCTGGACTGAGTCACAGGGGCCCGGGCCCCTGCAGGTGGGTGCCCTTACTGAGCCTCGGGCACCCCCTAGATCCCTAAGGCCTTAGCACCCCCCAACACTCAGTACCCCAGACTTCACCACTCCAAACCCAGGCCCTCCCCAGCCCGGAACCCCTTCCTTTCAGTGCCCTGGGACCTTTCTCTGCCCCTAGACAGTCAATGTCAGGGACCACTGGGCCaagccccctcccctgcccttccGGAGGCCACATCCTGGACCCACAGCTGGAGCCTGGGGTCTTAACTAGAGCCCCCCCCAGGGCCCTGTAGCGGCTGGCTTCCTCCCCGCAGCCCCGCCCCCTGCCCATGACCCACAGCCAGAGTGGCCTCGGGAGCCACCTCGAGACTGGTCTGACGGCATTCCGCCTCCCGGGATAAAACCTGGGGCGACCTGCAGGGAACCTACACACCCTGACCCGCATCACCCTGGGTCTCTCGAGCCTGCTGCCCGCTCCCCCGCCCCACCAGCCATGGTGGTTTCTGGAGGCCCCGCATCCCTGGGTGGGGGCTGTCTTGGCACCTTCACCTCCCTGCTGCTGCTGGCGTGGACAGGTACGTCCGGAGGctgctcctccctcctccctcccacctcctccctccctccctccctctctccctccccgccTTGCCTCTCTCATCTCCTTTCTGCTTCTGCTCTCTGTTTATCTCTGGCTCCTTAACTGCTCTCTGCCTCGGTTTCTTCTACGGCTGTGAGGATTAAGCAGAAAACGCAGCAAGTACGAAGCGCGCCTCTGTCTCTGGTTACTGTCGGCGTCGCCATCGCCTCCTCCTTCTCGCCTCCGTGTTCTCCCATCTCCTCATCCTCTGCGGCTTGCCTCTGGGGCAGCAccgttttgttttgttcctgcGGCAGGAGGTCAGGGGAGGGCACCAGTGGCAGCAGCGTCCAGGCCCGAGGGGCTCAGGCCTGTGCCTCCCTCGGAGGAGCCGGTCCTGGTCCTCGGTAGGCAGGCTGGACGGGAAGCTGCGGGAGGGCAGGCTCACAGCTGTGCAGCCAGGGCCTGGCCAGGCCCCAGGAAATGCCCCGCCAGGAGGGGCCCTGGGGTTGAGAGACTTGAGGGGCTCCCTGGGCACTGGAGGCCTAAGGGTTCCTCACCACCAGGTACTCAGGGAGACCCCTCCTCACTTGGCGCTGGGGACCCTCCTTACTGGGCACTGGGGGACCCTCCTCACTGGGTGCTGGGGGACCCTCCTCACTGGGCACTGGGGGACCCTCCTCACTGGGTGCTGGGGACCCTCCTTACTGGGCACTGGGATCCCTTCTTACTGCGTGTTGGGGGCCCTTCCTCACTGGGCATTGAGGGCCCCTCACCACTGGGTCCTGGGGCCCCTCACTGGCCTAACTGTTTCCTTCTCTTGCCCTCAGCCACCCTCAATGCGGCCAGGATACCTGGTGAGTGGAGCTGGCAGCTCTgacaggagggagaggggaggaggccCAAACTCAGGCAGTATTTATGTGTCCCTCCCCTGGGCACGGGTCAGAAAGGGGCTGGAGTGAAAGGGGGAGAGAGCCCaaggggaagggaggcaggaaggagacaCCAACGCAAGGAGAAAGGCTTGAGAGGTGCCAGagccagaggagagagagagagccaggaaGGTGAACAGAGCGGAAAGCAGGGTAAGGAAAGGCTGTGGGAGAGACCAGGTGCAGCTGAcagggagggagtgggagggccagggcaagggccaggggaAGACCAGCAGAGAgtgaggatggagggagggaagggactGGGAGGTGGGCGGAGCTTGGGGTGTGGGTTGGGTTGGGGTACAGGTGGAGCTTAGTGTGTGGGTAGAGCTAGGGGTgtgggtggagcttgcagtgcagGTAGAACTTGGGATGTGGGTGGAGCTTGGGGGCATGAATGGAGCTTGGGCTGTGGGCAGAGCTTGGGGTGCAGGCCTAGGGATTGGGATTCCGAGGGTGGGTTGTAGGAAGCTGGAGATAACAAAACTTGACCGTCCCCTCCGGTTCCCCCAGCCTGTGGGAAGCCCCAGCAGCTGAACCGGGTTGTGGGCGGCGAGGACAGCACTGACAACGAGTGGCCCTGGGTCGTGAGCATCCAGAAGAATGGGACCCACCAGTGCGCCGGCTCCCTGCTCACCAGCCGCTGGGTGATCACTGCTGCCCACTGTTTCAAGGAGTATGTATAGCCAGCCTGGGACACTTGATTCTCCAAGGCCCTAGGCTTTGTGCCCCAGGTCCTGGACTCCCTTCACGGGCTCTGCTTCTGGGCCTCTGTTCAATCTTGGTGCCCCTCGATTCTACCTAGAAGCCTCTCCTGCCTTCAGGCACCTTCACACCCCTGCTGTTCCCCCAGGTACCTCCTCCCAGACCCTCCTGGCTGatcctcctcttccctttccttccagcAACCTGAACAAGCCATCCCTGTTCTCTGTGCTGCTGGGAGCCTGGCAGCTGGGGAATCCTGGCTCTCGGTCCCAGAAGGTGGGTGTTGCCTGGGTGCAGCCCCACCCTATGTATTCCTGGAAGGAGGGTGCCCGTGCGGACATTGCCCTGGTGTGTCTCGAGCACTCCATACAGTTCTCGGAGCGGGTCCTGCCCATCTGCCTGCCTGATGCCTCTATCCACCTCCCTCCAAATACCCACTGCTGGATCTCAGGCTGGGGGAGCATCCAAGATGGAGGTGCGGCTTCTTTCTCTCCAAAGTGGTTGGGGGTGGATGGGGACAGAGGATGGCAGATACTTAGGGACACAGACACCATGAGCAACAAAAGGTGGAGGCCAGAGGCACAGCATGACACAGATAGAAGAAAAGATGGGTTGCAAGCCAGAAGAAACCTCGGTGGGCAATTTCAggccatttctcttttctttctccttcttcttcttcctcctctttctcatcttcctcctcctccccctcctcatcttcctcctcctccccctcctcccccacctcctccttcttcctcttcctctccctctccgtctccttcttttcttcttcttcctgttttttttttttttttttttttttgagatagggtcttactctgtcacccaggctagagtgcagtggtgtgatcataactcactgcagcctttgctcccaggctcaagtgaccctcccacctcagtctcccaggtagctgggactacaggtgtgcaccaccacacctggctaatttttgtattttttgtagtgacagggtttttccatgttagacagtctggtcttgaactcttgggctcaagcagtccaccagcctcagtctcctgaagtgctgggattacaggtgtgagccactgtgaccggcctCATTTCTACTTCAAAAGTATCTTTAGCTATGTTTTGAGGCAACAGCCAGACCCGTGAAGCTATTCAATTCATCGATATAGGAATGGCTGAAAGGAGGTGTGTGTGGGACTAAGCTGAATACAGGGTGAATATAAAAAGAGGTCTGATTCCAGAGTGGGAACAGGCACCACCTGGTGGCAGCATGCCATAATTGTGGGCAAAATTCTAAGGAGAAAATGCAGCCTCCTTAATTgtaaaatacaattttcaaaCCACCTCTGGAGGTTTGGAAAACATCATCTTGAAACTCAAACTAGATTACATAAAGCAAGAAGCAgggaagcagcaagagaaaggtAGATGACAGATCGACAGGCAGGTGGATGATAGAGACTGGGCTAAGGAAAAGAAACATACAGGCAGAAATGAGGATACAATGAAGACCTGGAAGAGagagtttgagagagagagatagagactATGTAAGAACAAAGTGTAAGACAGATGAAAATTTAACCAGATTCCAGAATAATTAAGAGAAATGACACTAGCTCAGGTGTATGGGGATCCCACTGACTCTGAGGTTTCAGCCTCCCCATAATCTCTGTAGGGGCTTCTTCAAGAGCTAGAATTGCGGACTTTCAGTCCACAATCTGCAGACCACAGTCTGTAGACCAGCTCCAGGCAAGGTGTGGGGATCCCTCAGGTCCTGGTAATTTTCAGCATTGAGaagacatttattgaacacttccTCTATAGCAGTCCCAGTGCTGGATGAAGTAATGCAGTGTCTGAGACAGGAAAGGCTCTAACCATCTGTGGATATCAGAAAATTTATTAAAGAGGCAGGCAGTGTCTTAGGTTTCACATTCATGTTCTGATTCAGCAGGGCCAGAGGTGGAGACCTGGAATTTCGATTTTCTGAAGGCATCTTGGGAGAGCCTGGTAGAGCTAATCTGTTAGCCTTTGAGCACCGCTGCTGAGAGGAATAGTGGTCGGGGGGATAGTCCTTTGAGGAGGCAACGAGGAGGGAAGACCCCCAAGCCTGATTCTGTCCTCCTTCCTCTCAGTGCCCTTGCCCCACCCTCAGACCCTGCAGAAGCTGAAAGTTCCTATCATCGACTCGGAAGTCTGCAGCCGCCTGTACTGGCGGGGAGCAGGACACGAAGCCATCACTGAGGACATGCTGTGTGCTGGCTACTTGGAGGGGGAGCGGGATGCTTGTTTGGTGAGCCCCCCCCTCAAGCCCCCCACCCCTGGCCAGGAGGACCTCGAGAAGGAGCCAGCATCAGCCCTGTCCCCACTGGGCATCACCACCTCTCCCTGGCCTCCTCCCCAGAACTGGCTGTGCCTGACAGCCCCCGGTCCCCATAGAACCAGCCTCAGCCTGGCTCAGCCACTCACTTATTTGTTCAGACATTAAACTGGGCATCCAGCTGCACCACCTTGCCCTCCGGGAGCTTGCATTCCCTTCAGGGGGTTTCCCATGCCTCAGTACCCAGAGCCAGCTCTAGCTCTGGGACTGTCTGGAAGACAGTCAGATAGTGCAGCAGCAGCACCTGGGCCTGGACGTCTTAAGGCCTGGCCGTCTTAAGGCCTGGCTGCAGCTCCTACTCTGTCGCCAGGCACTTCTCTTGGGTGGAGGTCAGGTCCTGTCTCCCCCAGGAAGGAGAAATGGGCTCCCGGGGCTCATCTACTCCCTGACAGGGCACGGGCCCTGGATTCTGCCACCCACTGTGCCACGGGGGTTCCTAACCTCGCCTCCTCTCTTCAGGGCGACTCCGGGGGCCCCCTCATGTGCCAGGTGGACGGCGCCTGGCTGCTGGCCGGCATCATCAGCTGGGGCGAGGGCTGTGCCGAGCGCAACAGGCCTGGGGTCTACATCAGCCTCTCTGCGCACCGCTCCTGGGTGGAGAAGATCGTGCAAGGGGTGCAGCTCCGTGGGCGCGCTCAGGGGAGTGGGGCCCTCGGGGCACCGAGCCCGGGCTCTGGGGCGGCCGCGCGCTCCTAGGGCGCAGCGGGTCGCGGGGCTCGGATCTGAAAGACGGCCAAATCCAGATCTGGATCTGGATCTGCGACGGCCTCGGGCGCATTCCCCCGCTGTAAATAGGCCCAACTACCTCTGGGGGCCCGGACGGCTGCTGCGGAAAGGAGacccctccccgccccgcccgACGGCCTCAGGTCCCGCCTCCAAGGCCTCAGGCCCCGCCCCACGACTTCCGGTCCCGCCCGGGGCCCCATTGCTTTTGTGTTTATAAAAGTTAATGATTTTTATAGCTATTTGTAACCCTGCCCACATATCTTATTTATTCCAAcaatttcaataaattatttattctgcAATGTCTGTTTTTCCCATGCCTGGGGACACTGGAAAGCAAGGGTCCAGAGGGAGTTAAGGTAGGGGGTTGGATGTTGGCCTGGCCAGAGACTGTGCCATCCTGTCCACCTGGGGCTCACTCTGACCCCTGCTTCCACCTACGGTTCAGCCTCCTGACCCCTGACCTTTGCAGCCTGGGCCACCCTCCCTTTTATCCCTCTCCCAACCAGGGCAGGGCAGCCGATGGAGAGGGGCCAGAGTCTAGAGGCCTGGGAGACCCAGCTCTGCCGCTTcaggaaggggaagagagggatTGGGAACCCCCAAACTGTGCGTTGGATTCCAAAACAGGCTGGTGAGGAGAAACCCAGCCCCATGGGAGTGGGGTGCTACCTCTCCACCCCCGGCCAAGTCCCCCCTTCTGCTTTCCCCACCACAGGCCTCAGGGGCCTCAGGATGGCAGAGCTGAGGGTGGTGGTGGAGGGAGGTGCCCAGGTGAGCCCCATCAGAGCCCCGTCTCCGTAGGCAGGCTGCTGGGTCCTCATCCCCAGAAGCCGATTCGTCGAGCAACTCACCGCGAAGCTCTAAACTCCCCACTTTGGAAGAAGCAGCGGACAGTGGCAGGGCAGGCCTCTGGCTCTGTGGGCATCAGGAGTTGAGTCACCCCACCTGTCCCCATGGGAGGTGGGAGTTTGGTCCCAGGCCAAGAGGAGGGGTCTGTCTGGCTTCCTGCCTACTTAGAGATGCAGATTAATACTCTGTTTCCCCACAGCCACTCATCTGCAACCCGCTCTGGCCTCCTGGACCCAGGGTCCTCATCCCAGCCTGCCTGGGTTCAGGCCTTCCCCAGCATTCCTGTAACAAGTGGGTATGTGGTTAGAGGGCTGTGCTGCTGGCTTTGGTGAGTATGTGATCCTCTAGTAGCCAATGCAGAAGAGATTCACCCAAAGCGAAGTCAGGAAAACAACCAGGTCCAATTGTGCTGAAGAATGAGACACTATGACACCACCATGAAATGTCTCCGTCCAGAAATGATGAAGGACATGGCCAACTTTGGAGAAGGCAAcacagttttagttttttgttctgttttgtttggaGTCCTTTGTTGGAAGTGCAGTTCTAAAATATTTGTTCATACTGTCTTgcttgccttatttatttatttttttcgagGCAGggcttgctttgttgcccaggctggagtgcagtggtgttaccctggcttactgcagcctctacctcccaggctcaagtgatcctcccacctcagcctcccaagtagctagactgcaggcgtgagccaccatgccaggctaatttttaaattttttatagagacagggtttctccatgttgcccaggctggtctccaactcctggcctcaagcaaaccacccgccttggcctcccaaagtgctaggcttacaggtgtgagtcactggcCCAGCCTGATTACCTTCATATGATTATCAGATCACAGTAAATGCTATGGGgttgtttttattaaaacaaccaaccaaccaaccaaccagaaCTGCCCTGCTGTTTGTTAGAGTGACCGGCCCAGGGAGTGCTGGGGTGACTCAGGTGTCCCAGGTAGCAGAGCCAACCCCCACGGCCCCTCCCTTTGTGACCTGGTCCCCTCTTGATGTAACCCTATGTTCTGGGTTCCCTTACCTCCTCTGTGGGCTTTAGCCCCTCCCCTCTCCAGTCCTCATTTGCTGGCCTCTCTCCCTCACTCAACTTCTGCCCCTGCTCCTGGACTGCCCCCTTCTGTCTCTGAGTGCCCCCTTCCTCATTTCTCCACTTCCTTCCCCTGCTCCTGTCCTGGAGTCTCTCCCTTCAGTGTCTCCTTCGACCCCGCCAGCTCTGCCCCCCTTCTCTGTGCCCCCAGAccagccc encodes:
- the LOC105467909 gene encoding brain-specific serine protease 4 is translated as MVVSGGPASLGGGCLGTFTSLLLLAWTATLNAARIPACGKPQQLNRVVGGEDSTDNEWPWVVSIQKNGTHQCAGSLLTSRWVITAAHCFKDNLNKPSLFSVLLGAWQLGNPGSRSQKVGVAWVQPHPMYSWKEGARADIALVCLEHSIQFSERVLPICLPDASIHLPPNTHCWISGWGSIQDGVPLPHPQTLQKLKVPIIDSEVCSRLYWRGAGHEAITEDMLCAGYLEGERDACLGDSGGPLMCQVDGAWLLAGIISWGEGCAERNRPGVYISLSAHRSWVEKIVQGVQLRGRAQGSGALGAPSPGSGAAARS